The Amycolatopsis jiangsuensis nucleotide sequence GGGGGCCAGGGCGTCCTCGACGTCGATCGCACCCGAACCGCGGCGGATCTTGTGCGCGGTGACCTCGTCCGGCACCTGGAAACCGTCCCAGTCCACGGCCAGATCGGCCACCCGCACCTTCGCCCCGACCTGCGCGGCCAGCACGGTCACCCCGCTGCGCCCGGCCAGGAACACCCGCACCATCGCCGCGGTGATCTCGCGTGGATAGGCCGACTGCGCGGACACGCCGTGGTCGCCGGCGAACACCACGACCCGCACGTCGTCCAGCGGACGCGGCGGGACCACGCCGTGCGCGGCGCTCAACCAGGCGGCCAGCTCCTCCAGCCTGCCGAGCGAGCCGACCGGCTTGACCAGCCCGTCGAGCCGGTCCAGCGCGGTGGCGCGGGCGGCCGGATCGGGCGCGGGGACGGGGAAACTCGGCACGGCGTTCTCCTCACGGAAGATCGAGCACCCGCCCGGCCACGATCAGCGAAACCCGGTCGCAGTCGGCGGACACCCGGTTGTTCAGTGCGCCCAGCACATCACGGAACAGCCGCCCGGACACCGTCGCGGGCACCACACCGCTGCCCACCTCGTTGCTCACCGCCACGATCGGAACGCGGGCCTCGTGCCACGCGGCGAGGAAATCCTCCAGCCGCTCGTCGAGCCGCTGCTCCCAGCCCGCTCGTCCGGCCCACGCGCCGACCTCGTCGAGCACCCGGGACAACCAGGTGCCGAGGCAGTCGATCAGCAGCGGACTGGTCGCGGTGCGCAGCACCCCGGCCAGGTCGGTGGTCTCCACCGTGGTCCAGTGGTGTGGCCGGCGGGCCCGGTGCGCCGCGACGCGGGCGGCCCACTCCGGGTCGTCGCCGGACGGGGGCAGGCCGGGAGCGACGTAGACGAGATGCGGGTGGTGCGCGACGAGCCGCTCGGCGTGCCTCGACTTGCCCGAACGGACCCCGCCCAGTACCAGCACCTTCCGATCGTCGCGACCGTAGCGGCGAAGTACCCGCGCCAGGATTTCGAGAGACCTGGCGAGCCGGTGCGTCAGCTTGGTCATACCCGGCATTCTCTCCCGCGCGCTACGGTGCGCCACGTGCCACTCCGACAAGCCGCCACGGCAGCCGGCCTGATCACCGGATATGTCGCCGACGCCTGGTTCGGCGACCCCCGCCGCGGCCATCCGGTCGCCGGCTTCGGCACCGTCGCGGGCGCGCTGGAACGACGCTGGTGGGCCGACTCGAAAACCCGGGGGGCGGGCTACGCCGTGACGTGCGCGGGCACGGTCGCCGGGCTCGGGCTGGCGGCGCAGGCGGCGACCCGGCGACGGCCGTCCGCCCGGTTCGCGCTCGTCGCGGTGGCGACCTGGGCGGTACTCGGCGGCAGCGGGCTGGCCGCCGAGGGACGGGAAATGGCGCGATTGCTCGAATCCGGCGACCTCCCCGCCGCGCGGCGGCGGCTCGGTCACCTCTGCGCCCGCGACGCGACCGGACTCGACGCGGCCGCGCTGAGCCGCGCGGCCACCGAATCGATCGCGGAGAACACGTCCGACGCCGTGGTGGCACCGTTGCTGTGGGGTGCGGTCGCCGGAATCCCCGGCCTGCTCGGCTATCGCGCGGTCAACACGCTCGACGCGATGGTCGGCTACCGTTCGCCGCGGCACCGGAACTTCGGCTGGTTCGCCGCCCGTGCCGACGACGTCGTGAACCTCGTGCCTGCCCGGGCCGGAGCGCTGCTGACCACGCTGTGCGCACCGCTGGCCGGCGGCCGGACGAGGAGCGCGTGGCGCGTCTGGCGGCGGGACGGCTCGGCACACCCGAGCCCGAACGCCGGACAGGTCGAAGCGGCGTTCGCCGGGGCATTGGACCTCCGGCTCGGCGGCACGAACACCTACCACGGCGCCGAGGAGCGCCGCGGCACGCTGGGCGACGGGAGACCACCGGTACCGGCGGACCTACGACGCGCGGTGCGGCTGTCCCGGATGGCGGGAGCAGCCGCACTCGCCGTGGCCGCGCTCGGGGCGGTGCTGCGGTGAGCGGGCTGCTGGTCGCCGGCACGACGTCGGACGCGGGCAAGAGCCTGGTCACCGCGGGCATCTGCCGGTGGCTGGCGCGACGCGGGCTGCGGGTGGCGCCGTTCAAGGCGCAAAACATGTCCAACAACTCCATGGTGTGCGCGGACGGGGCGGAGATCGGCCGCGCGCAGTGGCTGCAGGCGCGGGGCGCGGGTGTGGAACCGGAGGCCGCGATGAACCCGGTGCTGCTGAAACCGGGGAGTGACCGGCGCAGTCACGTGGTGGCGCTCGGCAAGCCGTTCGGCACGCTGGAGGCGGGGGAGTACGCCACCGGGCGGGCCGGGCTCGCCGAGATCGCCTTCCGGGCGTTCGCCGGACTGCGCGAGCGGTTCGACGTCGTGGTCTGCGAGGGCGCAGGCAGCCCGGCGGAGATCAACCTGCGCCGCGGGGACTACGTGAACCTCGGTCTCGCGCGGCGGTTTTCCCTGCCCGTGCTGGTGGTCGGCGATATCGACCGGGGTGGGGTGCTGGCCGCGATGTTCGGCACGCTCGCGCTGCTCTCGGCGCAGGACCAGGCGCTCGTCGCGGGCTGGGTGGTGAACAAGTTCCGCGGGGACGTCGGGCTGCTGCGGCCGGGGCTGGACAGCCTGGAGCAGGTCACCGGACGTCCCGTGCTGGGGGTGCTGCCGTGGCTGGATAGGGTGTGGATCGACTCCGAGGACGCGCTGGCCGCGGCCGGCTGGCGCGGCGAGGCCGGCGCCGGTGGTGGGCTGCGGGTGGCCGTGGTCCGCTTCCCCCGCGCGTCGAACGCCACGGACGTCGACGCCCTCGCCGCGGAACCCGGCGTCACGGTCGGCCTGACCGCCGATCCGGACACCGTCGCCGCGGCGGATCTGGTCGTGCTGCCCGGTTCACGGGCCACAGTGGACGATCTGCGCTGGTTGCGTAGCCGCGGCCTGGCCGGCGCCATCACCGCGCGAGCCGAGGCCGGCCGCCCGGTCCTGGGCATCTGCGGTGGTTACCAGATGCTCGCGGAGTCCATTGAGGACCAAGTCGAATCGGACGCGGGCGTCGTGGCGGGCTTGGGTTTGCTGCCCACGCGGGTGCGTTTCGAGAAGGAAAAGATCCTGGGACGGCCGTCCGGAAGCTGGCGGGGACACCCGGTGCACGCTTACGAGATCCACCACGGCGTCGCGGGCCCGGCCGAGGAGGAGTCCTTCCTGGACGGTTACCGTTCCGGCGCGGTCTGGGGCACGACCTGGCACGGCGC carries:
- a CDS encoding bifunctional adenosylcobinamide kinase/adenosylcobinamide-phosphate guanylyltransferase; its protein translation is MTKLTHRLARSLEILARVLRRYGRDDRKVLVLGGVRSGKSRHAERLVAHHPHLVYVAPGLPPSGDDPEWAARVAAHRARRPHHWTTVETTDLAGVLRTATSPLLIDCLGTWLSRVLDEVGAWAGRAGWEQRLDERLEDFLAAWHEARVPIVAVSNEVGSGVVPATVSGRLFRDVLGALNNRVSADCDRVSLIVAGRVLDLP
- a CDS encoding cobalamin biosynthesis protein, with product MPLRQAATAAGLITGYVADAWFGDPRRGHPVAGFGTVAGALERRWWADSKTRGAGYAVTCAGTVAGLGLAAQAATRRRPSARFALVAVATWAVLGGSGLAAEGREMARLLESGDLPAARRRLGHLCARDATGLDAAALSRAATESIAENTSDAVVAPLLWGAVAGIPGLLGYRAVNTLDAMVGYRSPRHRNFGWFAARADDVVNLVPARAGALLTTLCAPLAGGRTRSAWRVWRRDGSAHPSPNAGQVEAAFAGALDLRLGGTNTYHGAEERRGTLGDGRPPVPADLRRAVRLSRMAGAAALAVAALGAVLR
- a CDS encoding cobyric acid synthase, whose translation is MSGLLVAGTTSDAGKSLVTAGICRWLARRGLRVAPFKAQNMSNNSMVCADGAEIGRAQWLQARGAGVEPEAAMNPVLLKPGSDRRSHVVALGKPFGTLEAGEYATGRAGLAEIAFRAFAGLRERFDVVVCEGAGSPAEINLRRGDYVNLGLARRFSLPVLVVGDIDRGGVLAAMFGTLALLSAQDQALVAGWVVNKFRGDVGLLRPGLDSLEQVTGRPVLGVLPWLDRVWIDSEDALAAAGWRGEAGAGGGLRVAVVRFPRASNATDVDALAAEPGVTVGLTADPDTVAAADLVVLPGSRATVDDLRWLRSRGLAGAITARAEAGRPVLGICGGYQMLAESIEDQVESDAGVVAGLGLLPTRVRFEKEKILGRPSGSWRGHPVHAYEIHHGVAGPAEEESFLDGYRSGAVWGTTWHGALENDGFRRAWLTEVAAQAGVAWSPAPGAPGFAALREDMLERLADAVESSLDTARLLDLVTTGAPAALPFVPPGAP